Proteins encoded by one window of Canis aureus isolate CA01 chromosome 13, VMU_Caureus_v.1.0, whole genome shotgun sequence:
- the ZMYM1 gene encoding zinc finger MYM-type protein 1 isoform X4: protein MCQKTTVKPTQTLTSVLCKSLKPSDEMIETTNDFGKTDLFCSINCFSAYNKAKMESSTVNVSVVQDASTELLAPKKDTTPVISNIVSLADTHVSLPIMNSDVLQDTVSSVTAKVIVDSLPSESSNGVANNSVEQPRLSPSSSVPSQHTVDSSVEVQRDQVSNQDATYNMKSMKISDGLCHPKFTSKVQKVKDKSRSIKKSWCSNLQHLKNSIKKDVTFCYSCQLFCQKNFSCGGESFAGQGISNWKKTLEKFRKHEKSEMHLKSLQFWREHQFSDEAVNDNLSIHSKQIEGNKKYLKLIIENILFLGKQCLPLRGNDQSISSMNKGNFLELLEIRAKDKGEEIFRLMNSQVDFYNSTQIQNDIIEIIKTEMLQDIVDEINVSSAFSIICDETTDSTTKEQLAICVRYPQKMSKAILIKERFLGFIDVKEMSGTNLHRTIKTYLQQIGVDLNKICGQAYDSTANLRGKFNKIAAEFKKEEPRALYIHCYAHFLDLAVIRFCKEVKELRSTLNTLSSLFNTIHMSGEMSANFQNICKLSPNKTCKKHTSQSCWTVHDHILLSVIEGLPEIIETLEVVSSHSSNTSLADELNNLLILVSKFEFIFCLKFLYRVLSVTGILSKELQSETIDIFSLSSKIEAILECLSSERNDAYFKTIWDGAEEICQKITSKGFEVERPSFQKRRKIQKTIDFGNSDSMFFPTSTEEQYKINIYYQGLDTILDNLKLCFSEFDYCKMKQISELLFKWNEPLNETTAKQVQEFYKLDADIIPELRFYRQYAKLNFVINYDCINFIDLGYLFIQHGLHNNIPCISKLLYIGLSWPVTSSAQNIFSTLPRLKTYLCHTMGQEKLSGLALMAIEQELVNKLMEPERLNGIVEKFIHRMKEI, encoded by the exons ATGTGTCAGAAGACTACTGTT AAACCAACCCAAACACTTACATCTGTTCTTTGCAAATCATTGAAGCCCTCAGATGAAATGATTGAGACCACCAATGACTTTGGGAAGACAGACCTCTTCTGTTCTATTAATTGTTTCTCTGCTTACAATAAAGCTAAGATGGAATCATCAACAG taaatgtttcTGTGGTACAGGATGCCTCAACAGAGCTCTTAGCTCCAAAGAAAGATACAACTCCAGTTATAAGCAATATAGTGTCATTGGCAGATACTCATGTTTCCCTGCCCATCATGAACTCTGATGTCTTACAAG ATACAGTTTCTTCAGTAACAGCAAAAGTCATTGTAGAT AGTTTACCCAGTGAATCAAGTAATGGTGTTGCTAATAATAGTGTTGAACAGCCAAGGCTTTCACCATCTTCATCAGTACCCAGTCAGCATACAGTTGACTCCAGTGTAGAAGTACAAAGAGATCAAGTGTCAAACCAAGATGCTACATACAATATGAAATCTATGAAAATAAGTGATGGACTATGTCACCCAAAGTTTACATCCAAAGtacaaaaagttaaagataaatcACGAAGTATTAAAAAATCTTGGTGTTCAAATCTCCAACATTTGAAAAACAGTATTAAGAAGGATGTGACATTCTGTTATTCATGCCAGTTGTTCTGCCAAAAAAATTTTAGTTGTGGAGGAGAATCATTTGCAGGCCAAGGAATTTCTAATTGGAAAAAGACTCTAGAAAAATTCAGGAAGCATGAAAAAAGTGAAATGCATTTGAAGTCATTGCAGTTTTGGAGGGAACACCAGTTTTCTGATGAAGCAGTCAATgataatttatctattcattcaaagcagattgaaggaaataaaaagtaccTAAAGcttataattgaaaatattttatttcttgggaaGCAGTGTTTACCATTAAGAGGAAATGACCAATCAATTTCATCTATGAATAAAGGTAATTTTTTAGAACTGTTAGAAATCAGAGCAAAagataaaggagaagaaatatttcGACTTATGAATTCACAAGTTGACTTCTATAATAGTACACAAATTCAAAATGatattattgaaataataaagactGAAATGCTGCAAGATATTGTGGATGAAATCAATGTCTCCTCAGCTTTTTCTATAATATGTGATGAGACAACTGATAGTACCACTAAAGAACAGCTTGCAATTTGTGTAAGATACCCACAAAAAATGTCAAAGGCTATCTtaattaaagaaagatttttgggCTTCATAGATGTTAAAGAGATGAGTGGGACTAACTTACATAGGACTATCAAAACGTACCTGCAGCAAATTGGAGTTGATCTGAATAAGATATGTGGCCAGGCCTATGATAGTACCGCCAATTTGAGgggaaaatttaataaaattgcaGCAGAGTTCAAAAAAGAAGAGCCAAGAGCTTTGTACATACATTGTTATGCACATTTTTTGGATTTAGCAGTAATTAGGTTTTGTAAAGAAGTGAAAGAACTCCGAAGTACTCTAAATACTCTCAGCTCTTTGTTCAACACTATTCATATGTCTGGGGAAATGTCTGCAAATTTTCAAAACATCTGTAAGCTAAGTCCAAACAAAACATGCAAGAAACATACATCACAATCATGTTGGACAGTTCACGATCATATATTACTATCTGTGATTGAGGGTCTTCCGGAGATTATTGAAACTTTGGAAGTTGTATCAAGCCATTCTTCAAACACAAGTTTGGCTGATGAATTGAATAATTTGTTAATACTGGTCTCCaaatttgaatttatcttttGTTTGAAATTTCTTTATCGAGTCTTAAGTGTTACAGGAATTCTTTCCAAAGAGCTTCAAAGTGAAACCATAGATATTTTTTCATTGTCTTCAAAAATAGAAGCAATTTTAGAATGTTTATCATCTGAGAGAAATGATGCCTATTTCAAAACTATCTGGGATGGAGCAGAGGAAATATGTCAAAAAATAACCAGTAAAGGTTTTGAAGTTGAAAGACCTTcttttcagaaaagaagaaaaattcagaaaacaatagATTTTGGCAATTCAGATAGTATGTTTTTTCCTACCTCAACAGAAgaacaatataaaattaatatttattaccaAGGATTGGACACTAtattagataatttaaaattatgtttttcagaGTTTGATTattgcaaaatgaaacaaatttcagAACTATTATTTAAATGGAATGAACCGTTAAATGAAACAACAGCCAAACAGGTCCAAGAATTTTATAAACTTGATGCAGACATCATCCCAGAACTTAGATTTTATCGGCAATATGCAAAGCTCAATTTTGTCATAAATTATGATTGTATCAACTTCATCGATCTTGGCTATTTGTTTATTCAGCATGGTCTTCACAATAATATTCCCTGCATATCAAAGTTATTATATATTGGTTTGTCTTGGCCAGTTACTTCAAgtgctcaaaatatattttctacacTGCCCCGtcttaaaacatatttatgtCATACCATGGGACAAGAGAAGCTTAGTGGCCTGGCCCTAATGGCTATTGAGCAGGAATTGGTAAATAAACTGATGGAACCTGAAAGACTCAATGGAATTGTGGAAAAGTTTATCCATCGGATGAAAGAAATATAA
- the ZMYM1 gene encoding zinc finger MYM-type protein 1 isoform X3 produces MNKMLPSVSTTAVQVSCSGCKKILQKGQTAYQRKGSTQLFCSTLCINEYISSANSPALPKRTCSNCSKDLLNLKDVISVQLEDTSSKNFCSQSCLSSYEEKRKVFVTICTNSILTKCSMCQKTTVKPTQTLTSVLCKSLKPSDEMIETTNDFGKTDLFCSINCFSAYNKAKMESSTVNVSVVQDASTELLAPKKDTTPVISNIVSLADTHVSLPIMNSDVLQDTVSSVTAKVIVDSLPSESSNGVANNSVEQPRLSPSSSVPSQHTVDSSVEVQRDQVSNQDATYNMKSMKISDGLCHPKFTSKVQKVKDKSRSIKKSWCSNLQHLKNSIKKDVTFCYSCQLFCQKNFSCGGESFAGQGISNWKKTLEKFRKHEKSEMHLKSLQFWREHQFSDEAVNDNLSIHSKQIEGNKKYLKLIIENILFLGKQCLPLRGNDQSISSMNKGNFLELLEIRAKDKGEEIFRLMNSQVDFYNSTQIQNDIIEIIKTEMLQDIVDEINVSSAFSIICDETTDSTTKEQLAICVRYPQKMSKAILIKERFLGFIDVKEMSGTNLHRTIKTYLQQIGVDLNKICGQAYDSTANLRGKFNKIAAEFKKEEPRALYIHCYAHFLDLAVIRFCKEVKELRSTLNTLSSLFNTIHMSGEMSANFQNICKLSPNKTCKKHTSQSCWTVHDHILLSVIEGLPEIIETLEVVSSHSSNTSLADELNNLLILVSKFEFIFCLKFLYRVLSVTGILSKELQSETIDIFSLSSKIEAILECLSSERNDAYFKTIWDGAEEICQKITSKGFEVERPSFQKRRKIQKTIDFGNSDSMFFPTSTEEQYKINIYYQGLDTILDNLKLCFSEFDYCKMKQISELLFKWNEPLNETTAKQVQEFYKLDADIIPELRFYRQYAKLNFVINYDCINFIDLGYLFIQHGLHNNIPCISKLLYIGLSWPVTSSAQNIFSTLPRLKTYLCHTMGQEKLSGLALMAIEQELVNKLMEPERLNGIVEKFIHRMKEI; encoded by the exons agaccTCTTAAATCTAAAGGATGTGATCAGTGTCCAGCTAGAAGATACATCTAGCAAAAATTTTTGCAGCCAATCTTGTCTTTCAtcatatgaagaaaaaagaaaagtatttgttACCATATGTACTAATAGCATTTTAACCAAGTGCAGCATGTGTCAGAAGACTACTGTT AAACCAACCCAAACACTTACATCTGTTCTTTGCAAATCATTGAAGCCCTCAGATGAAATGATTGAGACCACCAATGACTTTGGGAAGACAGACCTCTTCTGTTCTATTAATTGTTTCTCTGCTTACAATAAAGCTAAGATGGAATCATCAACAG taaatgtttcTGTGGTACAGGATGCCTCAACAGAGCTCTTAGCTCCAAAGAAAGATACAACTCCAGTTATAAGCAATATAGTGTCATTGGCAGATACTCATGTTTCCCTGCCCATCATGAACTCTGATGTCTTACAAG ATACAGTTTCTTCAGTAACAGCAAAAGTCATTGTAGAT AGTTTACCCAGTGAATCAAGTAATGGTGTTGCTAATAATAGTGTTGAACAGCCAAGGCTTTCACCATCTTCATCAGTACCCAGTCAGCATACAGTTGACTCCAGTGTAGAAGTACAAAGAGATCAAGTGTCAAACCAAGATGCTACATACAATATGAAATCTATGAAAATAAGTGATGGACTATGTCACCCAAAGTTTACATCCAAAGtacaaaaagttaaagataaatcACGAAGTATTAAAAAATCTTGGTGTTCAAATCTCCAACATTTGAAAAACAGTATTAAGAAGGATGTGACATTCTGTTATTCATGCCAGTTGTTCTGCCAAAAAAATTTTAGTTGTGGAGGAGAATCATTTGCAGGCCAAGGAATTTCTAATTGGAAAAAGACTCTAGAAAAATTCAGGAAGCATGAAAAAAGTGAAATGCATTTGAAGTCATTGCAGTTTTGGAGGGAACACCAGTTTTCTGATGAAGCAGTCAATgataatttatctattcattcaaagcagattgaaggaaataaaaagtaccTAAAGcttataattgaaaatattttatttcttgggaaGCAGTGTTTACCATTAAGAGGAAATGACCAATCAATTTCATCTATGAATAAAGGTAATTTTTTAGAACTGTTAGAAATCAGAGCAAAagataaaggagaagaaatatttcGACTTATGAATTCACAAGTTGACTTCTATAATAGTACACAAATTCAAAATGatattattgaaataataaagactGAAATGCTGCAAGATATTGTGGATGAAATCAATGTCTCCTCAGCTTTTTCTATAATATGTGATGAGACAACTGATAGTACCACTAAAGAACAGCTTGCAATTTGTGTAAGATACCCACAAAAAATGTCAAAGGCTATCTtaattaaagaaagatttttgggCTTCATAGATGTTAAAGAGATGAGTGGGACTAACTTACATAGGACTATCAAAACGTACCTGCAGCAAATTGGAGTTGATCTGAATAAGATATGTGGCCAGGCCTATGATAGTACCGCCAATTTGAGgggaaaatttaataaaattgcaGCAGAGTTCAAAAAAGAAGAGCCAAGAGCTTTGTACATACATTGTTATGCACATTTTTTGGATTTAGCAGTAATTAGGTTTTGTAAAGAAGTGAAAGAACTCCGAAGTACTCTAAATACTCTCAGCTCTTTGTTCAACACTATTCATATGTCTGGGGAAATGTCTGCAAATTTTCAAAACATCTGTAAGCTAAGTCCAAACAAAACATGCAAGAAACATACATCACAATCATGTTGGACAGTTCACGATCATATATTACTATCTGTGATTGAGGGTCTTCCGGAGATTATTGAAACTTTGGAAGTTGTATCAAGCCATTCTTCAAACACAAGTTTGGCTGATGAATTGAATAATTTGTTAATACTGGTCTCCaaatttgaatttatcttttGTTTGAAATTTCTTTATCGAGTCTTAAGTGTTACAGGAATTCTTTCCAAAGAGCTTCAAAGTGAAACCATAGATATTTTTTCATTGTCTTCAAAAATAGAAGCAATTTTAGAATGTTTATCATCTGAGAGAAATGATGCCTATTTCAAAACTATCTGGGATGGAGCAGAGGAAATATGTCAAAAAATAACCAGTAAAGGTTTTGAAGTTGAAAGACCTTcttttcagaaaagaagaaaaattcagaaaacaatagATTTTGGCAATTCAGATAGTATGTTTTTTCCTACCTCAACAGAAgaacaatataaaattaatatttattaccaAGGATTGGACACTAtattagataatttaaaattatgtttttcagaGTTTGATTattgcaaaatgaaacaaatttcagAACTATTATTTAAATGGAATGAACCGTTAAATGAAACAACAGCCAAACAGGTCCAAGAATTTTATAAACTTGATGCAGACATCATCCCAGAACTTAGATTTTATCGGCAATATGCAAAGCTCAATTTTGTCATAAATTATGATTGTATCAACTTCATCGATCTTGGCTATTTGTTTATTCAGCATGGTCTTCACAATAATATTCCCTGCATATCAAAGTTATTATATATTGGTTTGTCTTGGCCAGTTACTTCAAgtgctcaaaatatattttctacacTGCCCCGtcttaaaacatatttatgtCATACCATGGGACAAGAGAAGCTTAGTGGCCTGGCCCTAATGGCTATTGAGCAGGAATTGGTAAATAAACTGATGGAACCTGAAAGACTCAATGGAATTGTGGAAAAGTTTATCCATCGGATGAAAGAAATATAA